In a genomic window of Acidobacteriota bacterium:
- a CDS encoding N-acetyltransferase: MTDFLIRPETDGDREGIARLLLAAFPTSWEARLVEQLRRDGDVMFSLVAVAASEVIGHALFSRLRAPDGALSLAPVAVAANRRRRGIAARMIEDGLVRARTEGWAAVVVLGDPSYYRRFGFSREAVRGMACRYAGPGLMGLALSGGGLEGPRIEHASAFLSIGDENCNTALG, translated from the coding sequence ATGACCGATTTTCTCATCCGCCCGGAAACAGACGGCGACCGGGAGGGCATCGCAAGGCTGCTGCTGGCCGCTTTCCCCACGTCCTGGGAAGCCAGGCTCGTCGAGCAACTCCGCAGGGACGGCGATGTCATGTTCTCGCTGGTCGCCGTGGCGGCGTCGGAAGTCATCGGCCATGCCCTATTCTCTCGACTGCGCGCGCCGGATGGAGCGCTTTCCCTGGCGCCGGTCGCCGTAGCGGCAAACCGCCGCCGCCGGGGAATCGCCGCCAGGATGATCGAGGACGGACTTGTCCGGGCAAGGACGGAGGGCTGGGCGGCAGTCGTCGTGCTTGGCGATCCTTCCTATTACCGGCGCTTCGGGTTCAGCCGGGAGGCCGTGCGGGGCATGGCGTGCCGATACGCCGGGCCGGGCCTGATGGGCCTCGCTCTTTCCGGGGGCGGTCTGGAAGGACCGCGGATCGAACATGCGTCCGCTTTCTTATCCATCGGGGATGAGAACTGCAACACGGCCCTCGGGTGA
- a CDS encoding response regulator, with protein MRNPEELRQEIERLRNNISQLTAASVRITASLDVDTVLREIVQGARELTGADCGLIATVDDSGQIEDFVSSGLTSDEHRKLSQWSDGPRLFEYFRNLPGAVRLRDANAFVRTLGFSFDLLPWAKAVQGTPIRHRGVHVGNFFLIGGKGRRKFTSEDEEILVLFASQAAVAIANARTYRDEQRARADLEALINTSPVGVVVFDAKSIKPVSFNREAKRLVEGLRTPGCPFDQLLEIIKCRRADGQEVSLEKLPLAQTLSDTAPIRAEEIVLHVPDGRSLTTLVNATPIRSEDGTIESMVVTLQDLESLKETERLRAEFLGLVSHELRAPLTSIKGSAAAVLGATLPPAEMRQFFRIINEQADHMLGVISDLLDAGHIETGTLSVSPEPSDMARLVDKARGTFLSGGGRHTVHIDLPLDLPQVMADRQRIVQILNNLLSNAARYSPESSPIRIGAVQNGVHVAISVSDEGRGVPPDLLPHLFRKHVRLGDGGIRGSGLGLAICKGLVEAHGGRIQAESDGVGLGSRFTFTIPVAEEPAAGDAPRSGRGVSRPSRPGRESASILVVDDDPQMLRYVRDTLAAAGYSSHVTGDPREVPDLIRTARPQLVLLDLMLPGTDGIELMESVPELADRPVIFISGYGRDETIPRALDNGAADYIVKPFSRTELVARVRAALRRNDEPQAPFRLADLVIDYEERRVTLADRQLRLTATEYEMLRLLSVNAGGVVTYDSLFRHVWGQRRSEDLRPIRSVVKNLRRKLGDDAAKPSYIFNERQIGYGMAKPSDS; from the coding sequence TTGAGGAATCCCGAGGAACTCAGACAAGAGATAGAACGGCTGCGGAACAACATCTCCCAGCTCACCGCGGCCAGCGTTCGCATCACTGCAAGCCTCGATGTCGACACCGTGCTGCGCGAAATTGTGCAAGGCGCCCGGGAGTTGACGGGAGCTGACTGCGGCTTGATCGCGACCGTCGACGACTCGGGGCAGATCGAGGACTTCGTCTCTTCCGGCTTGACTTCGGACGAACATCGCAAGTTGTCGCAATGGTCCGACGGACCGCGCCTCTTCGAGTACTTTCGGAACCTCCCGGGAGCGGTGAGGTTGCGGGACGCGAACGCCTTTGTCCGTACGCTGGGCTTTTCCTTCGACCTGCTTCCGTGGGCGAAGGCCGTCCAGGGCACCCCGATACGCCATCGCGGCGTCCATGTCGGCAACTTCTTCCTCATCGGTGGAAAAGGCAGACGGAAATTTACGAGCGAGGACGAAGAGATTCTCGTGCTGTTCGCATCTCAGGCGGCAGTGGCCATCGCCAACGCCCGAACCTACCGGGACGAGCAGCGGGCCAGGGCCGACCTGGAGGCCCTGATCAACACGTCACCGGTGGGTGTCGTGGTCTTTGACGCCAAATCGATAAAGCCGGTCTCGTTCAATCGGGAGGCAAAGCGGCTTGTGGAGGGCCTGCGCACGCCGGGCTGCCCATTCGACCAACTGCTGGAGATCATCAAGTGCCGGCGCGCCGACGGGCAGGAGGTTTCCCTGGAGAAACTCCCACTGGCGCAGACGCTGAGCGACACCGCTCCGATCCGGGCCGAGGAAATCGTCCTCCATGTCCCCGATGGCCGAAGCCTCACGACATTGGTCAACGCGACGCCGATCCGATCCGAGGACGGCACGATCGAGTCCATGGTGGTCACCCTGCAGGATCTGGAGTCGCTGAAGGAGACAGAGCGATTGCGAGCGGAGTTTCTGGGCTTGGTAAGCCACGAGTTGCGGGCCCCGCTGACCTCGATCAAGGGCTCCGCCGCCGCCGTGCTCGGCGCCACTTTGCCCCCGGCCGAGATGCGCCAGTTCTTCCGCATCATCAACGAACAGGCCGATCACATGCTCGGAGTGATCAGCGACCTGCTGGATGCCGGGCATATCGAGACGGGCACGCTGTCGGTCTCCCCCGAACCTTCGGACATGGCCAGACTCGTGGACAAGGCCAGGGGCACCTTCTTGAGCGGCGGCGGCCGGCATACCGTCCACATCGACCTGCCCCTGGACCTGCCCCAGGTGATGGCCGACCGGCAGCGCATCGTCCAGATCCTGAACAACCTCTTGTCCAATGCCGCCCGGTACTCGCCCGAGTCCTCCCCTATCCGGATCGGAGCGGTACAGAACGGTGTTCATGTGGCGATTTCGGTCTCGGACGAAGGCCGGGGGGTGCCGCCGGACCTGCTGCCGCACCTGTTCCGCAAGCATGTGCGTCTGGGGGACGGCGGGATCCGGGGATCCGGTCTGGGGCTGGCCATCTGCAAGGGCCTGGTGGAGGCTCACGGGGGACGGATCCAGGCCGAGAGTGACGGCGTAGGGCTGGGTTCGCGGTTTACCTTCACGATTCCAGTGGCGGAAGAACCCGCGGCCGGCGACGCGCCCCGCTCCGGCCGGGGAGTTTCCCGTCCGTCCCGCCCGGGCCGGGAGTCAGCGTCCATCCTGGTCGTGGACGACGATCCGCAGATGCTCCGGTATGTGCGAGACACGCTCGCGGCGGCCGGTTATTCCTCGCACGTGACGGGGGATCCGCGGGAGGTGCCCGACTTGATCAGGACGGCGAGGCCCCAGTTGGTCCTGCTGGATTTGATGCTGCCCGGAACCGATGGCATCGAGCTTATGGAGTCCGTTCCCGAGTTGGCCGATCGACCGGTCATCTTCATCTCCGGTTACGGAAGGGACGAGACGATCCCCCGGGCCCTCGACAACGGGGCCGCCGACTACATCGTCAAGCCCTTCTCGCGGACCGAACTGGTCGCGAGAGTCCGGGCGGCCTTGCGCCGAAACGACGAGCCGCAGGCGCCGTTCCGGCTGGCGGACCTGGTCATCGACTACGAGGAACGCCGGGTGACCCTGGCCGATCGGCAGTTGAGGCTGACGGCCACCGAATACGAGATGCTTCGGTTGCTCTCGGTCAACGCGGGAGGTGTCGTAACGTACGATTCGTTGTTCCGCCACGTGTGGGGCCAGCGGCGCTCCGAGGACCTCCGGCCGATCCGCTCCGTAGTCAAGAATCTCCGCCGCAAGCTGGGCGATGATGCCGCCAAGCCTTCCTACATCTTCAACGAACGCCAAATCGGCTACGGCATGGCCAAGCCAAGCGACTCGTAA
- a CDS encoding OsmC family protein, whose protein sequence is MSEHHATVEWERGAVEFDYRSYSRDHIWKFEGGVRVSASSAPEYLGNANRVDPEKAYVAALASCHMLTFLAIAARKRLVVDRYRDAAVGFLEKNADGKLAVTRVVLRPEVSFVSGPPSPEGLEKIHELAHKECFIANSVRTSVTVEAGWGS, encoded by the coding sequence ATGTCGGAACATCACGCGACAGTGGAATGGGAAAGGGGCGCAGTCGAATTCGATTACCGGTCCTACTCCCGCGATCACATTTGGAAGTTCGAGGGCGGCGTTCGGGTCAGTGCGTCGTCGGCGCCCGAGTACCTGGGAAACGCGAACCGGGTCGATCCCGAAAAGGCATACGTTGCGGCACTCGCGAGCTGTCACATGCTCACGTTTCTCGCGATCGCGGCTCGCAAGCGGCTGGTCGTGGATCGCTACCGGGATGCGGCGGTGGGGTTCCTGGAGAAGAACGCGGATGGAAAGTTGGCCGTGACCCGTGTGGTCCTGCGTCCCGAGGTCTCATTCGTTTCCGGTCCGCCATCGCCCGAGGGACTGGAGAAGATCCACGAACTTGCACACAAGGAGTGTTTCATCGCCAACTCCGTCCGCACTTCGGTAACGGTCGAAGCTGGCTGGGGGAGCTGA
- a CDS encoding HEAT repeat domain-containing protein, whose translation MTHSRPGSIHDSLPRLQPWTIRRIMIVMRRTWFPRIQRAAIRTRQFEHRSRLRAILLLTALLLLPLACASGPDEETEEWRRITDISRNPDQLREYLKPIPPLDPAASLKALEVADGFRVELVAHEPQVVEPLAATFDENGRMYVAEFYGYPRQPRPGEEGTGRIRMLEDRDGDGAFETAQVFADKLVWPTGVAVWKGGLFVSAAPDILYFKDTDGDGKADVRKQIYTGFGVTNEQQMVNNIMWGVDHKIYASTGGNGGYIRPGGQPDAEPVSVYNRDFRFSPVSLEMELTTQTFQFGYTFDEWFNRYVCRAGSFGRHVVMPHGYLERNPYLFFDLHGFLTTGSMEVNPLTQGRLPIYRASPIERWRKVREARRIFAGRITRVEEGGRENYQEFAAAWAGVKAYTGHAYPEEYRGNIFTGAATANLLHRRILEPDGVTFKGVRGEPEGKEFLRSSHNWFRPINSVNAPDGTLYVLDMCRELVEHGHVPERVLAHLDFSRGSEHGRIYRVAPLDFKVPPAPRLGEASIQELVGHLEHPGGWWRETAHRLIYERQDKSAVPLLRRLLTESEHPLARMHALWSLHGLGALKNADVAKALSDSSPGVREHAVPHAELRMKRSGRLFRKILELAGDENPRVRMRVALALGVIGDRRVLPALLKIARSDGGDRWIRNSVLSSSTRLADRLFTELVALDEFQQEPLAEQWLPPLARTVGGRGVASELRRLTRAAASHEALTSRPELQLAIVTSLAEGLSINGRTFTGLKNLHPAAARMIRNHLEGSLAAAADAEQPEQKRLAAIGLLRHAALGEVKETLANLIDPLQSQALQLAAIGALAGYDDPEIAPLLLESWGAQTPKVRGGVLSGVFSRPEWTRSLLEAIESEEVPVHQIDAKRRDLLMNHDDRGIRDRSLALFESAAPGDRQEVVASYEAALTLPGDRVRGEKVYRRECIKCHQVGTTRHVVGPNLIVAGYQDRETLLTSILDPNRMVEPQFTNYVVTDRKGRLYTGLMAQETAASITLVESEELQNTLLRRDIQEIRATGQSLMPEGLEETISRQEMADVMTFILDYQYVTGAVGGGYGPGEEVYGESLETRRFTAGP comes from the coding sequence ATGACCCATTCGAGGCCGGGATCGATTCACGACTCGCTGCCGCGCTTGCAGCCCTGGACCATCCGGCGCATCATGATCGTCATGAGACGAACTTGGTTTCCGCGCATTCAACGGGCTGCGATCAGGACTCGGCAATTCGAACACCGGAGCCGGCTCCGAGCGATTCTGTTGCTGACCGCTCTTCTTCTGCTGCCTCTCGCCTGCGCGAGCGGACCGGATGAGGAAACGGAAGAGTGGCGGCGGATCACCGACATCTCCAGAAATCCGGACCAGCTCCGAGAGTACCTGAAACCGATCCCTCCGCTGGATCCGGCCGCATCCCTGAAAGCCCTCGAGGTGGCCGATGGCTTTCGCGTGGAACTGGTGGCCCACGAACCTCAGGTGGTGGAACCCCTGGCCGCCACCTTCGACGAGAACGGCCGCATGTACGTGGCCGAATTCTACGGCTATCCACGCCAGCCGCGGCCGGGTGAGGAGGGCACGGGCCGGATCCGGATGTTGGAGGACCGGGACGGCGACGGCGCCTTCGAAACGGCGCAGGTGTTCGCGGACAAGCTGGTCTGGCCCACCGGCGTGGCGGTCTGGAAAGGGGGGCTCTTCGTCTCGGCGGCGCCGGACATCCTCTATTTCAAGGACACGGACGGCGACGGCAAGGCCGACGTCCGCAAGCAGATTTACACCGGGTTCGGCGTCACCAACGAGCAGCAGATGGTCAACAACATCATGTGGGGCGTGGACCATAAGATCTACGCCTCCACCGGCGGCAACGGGGGCTACATCCGCCCCGGAGGCCAGCCGGACGCGGAGCCGGTTTCCGTCTACAACCGGGACTTCCGATTCAGTCCGGTGAGCCTGGAGATGGAGCTCACCACCCAGACCTTCCAGTTCGGGTACACCTTCGACGAGTGGTTCAACCGCTACGTCTGCCGGGCGGGGTCCTTCGGCCGGCACGTGGTCATGCCGCACGGATACCTGGAGCGGAATCCCTACCTCTTTTTCGACCTGCACGGGTTCCTGACCACGGGTTCCATGGAGGTCAACCCGCTGACCCAGGGACGGCTCCCCATCTACCGCGCCAGCCCCATCGAACGATGGCGCAAGGTTCGGGAGGCCCGGCGGATTTTCGCCGGACGGATCACCCGCGTCGAGGAGGGCGGCCGGGAAAACTACCAGGAGTTTGCCGCCGCCTGGGCAGGGGTAAAGGCCTACACCGGGCACGCCTATCCGGAGGAATACCGGGGCAACATCTTCACCGGAGCCGCCACCGCCAATCTGCTGCATCGCCGGATTCTGGAACCGGATGGGGTCACCTTCAAGGGAGTGCGAGGCGAACCCGAGGGCAAGGAATTCCTCCGCTCCAGCCACAACTGGTTCCGCCCCATCAACTCGGTCAACGCCCCCGACGGTACCCTCTACGTGCTGGACATGTGCCGGGAGCTGGTGGAGCACGGCCACGTCCCGGAGCGGGTCCTCGCGCATCTGGATTTCTCCCGAGGGTCCGAACACGGACGGATCTACCGGGTGGCGCCCCTCGACTTCAAGGTGCCGCCGGCGCCCCGTCTGGGAGAAGCGAGCATCCAGGAGCTGGTGGGACACCTGGAGCATCCCGGCGGCTGGTGGCGGGAGACGGCGCACCGGCTCATCTACGAGCGTCAGGACAAATCCGCGGTGCCGCTCCTGCGCCGGCTCTTGACCGAGAGCGAACACCCCCTGGCCCGGATGCACGCCCTCTGGTCGCTGCACGGCTTGGGCGCTCTGAAAAACGCGGACGTGGCGAAGGCGTTGTCCGATTCCTCGCCCGGGGTCCGGGAACACGCCGTGCCGCACGCGGAGCTCCGGATGAAGCGCTCCGGACGGCTCTTTCGGAAGATCCTGGAGCTGGCCGGGGACGAGAATCCCCGGGTGCGAATGAGGGTGGCTCTGGCTCTGGGAGTGATCGGCGACCGGCGGGTTCTCCCGGCCCTTTTGAAGATCGCCCGCAGCGACGGCGGAGACCGCTGGATCCGCAACTCGGTGCTCAGTTCCAGCACCCGCCTGGCCGACCGCCTCTTCACGGAGCTTGTGGCATTGGACGAGTTCCAGCAGGAACCGCTGGCGGAGCAGTGGCTGCCTCCGTTGGCCCGGACCGTGGGAGGCCGCGGCGTCGCCTCGGAACTCCGCCGCCTGACCCGCGCCGCCGCCAGCCACGAGGCGCTGACCTCCCGGCCGGAGCTGCAGTTGGCCATCGTCACCAGCCTGGCCGAGGGACTGTCCATCAACGGACGGACCTTCACCGGACTCAAGAATCTCCACCCCGCAGCCGCCCGCATGATCCGCAACCACCTGGAGGGATCTCTTGCGGCGGCCGCCGACGCGGAACAACCGGAACAGAAACGGCTGGCGGCCATCGGACTGCTCCGGCACGCCGCTCTGGGAGAGGTCAAGGAGACGCTGGCGAACCTGATCGACCCCTTGCAATCCCAGGCGCTGCAGTTGGCCGCCATCGGGGCGCTGGCCGGCTATGACGACCCTGAGATCGCTCCGCTCCTGCTGGAGTCGTGGGGCGCGCAGACGCCCAAGGTTCGAGGCGGGGTCCTGTCGGGAGTGTTTTCCCGCCCGGAATGGACCCGCTCCCTGCTGGAGGCCATCGAGTCGGAGGAGGTTCCGGTCCACCAGATTGACGCCAAGCGCCGCGACCTGCTGATGAACCACGACGACCGGGGGATCCGCGACCGGTCCCTGGCACTCTTCGAATCTGCCGCGCCCGGCGACCGGCAGGAGGTGGTGGCCAGCTACGAGGCCGCCTTGACGCTGCCGGGGGACCGGGTGCGCGGCGAGAAGGTCTACCGCCGCGAGTGCATCAAGTGCCACCAGGTGGGCACCACGCGGCACGTGGTCGGGCCGAATCTCATCGTGGCGGGCTACCAGGACCGGGAGACGCTCCTGACCAGCATCCTGGACCCGAACCGGATGGTGGAGCCTCAATTCACCAACTACGTGGTGACCGACCGGAAGGGGCGTCTCTACACCGGCCTCATGGCCCAGGAGACGGCGGCCAGCATCACCCTGGTGGAGAGCGAGGAGTTGCAGAACACGCTGCTGAGGAGGGACATCCAGGAGATCCGGGCCACCGGGCAGTCCCTGATGCCGGAGGGGTTGGAGGAGACCATCTCTCGACAGGAAATGGCGGACGTCATGACCTTCATCCTGGACTACCAATACGTAACCGGCGCCGTGGGAGGAGGCTACGGTCCCGGGGAAGAGGTCTACGGAGAGTCCCTGGAGACGCGCCGTTTCACCGCGGGTCCGTAA